A window of Aptenodytes patagonicus chromosome 1, bAptPat1.pri.cur, whole genome shotgun sequence genomic DNA:
atgggaagctgaaaagtccttgactggtgtaagcactgcttagcaacaactaaaacttcagtgtgttatcaacattgttctcatcctaaatccaaaacacagcactgtaccagctactaggaagaaaattaactctatcctagctgaaaccaggacagataacGTAGCTGTTAAAGAATCTGGAATCATTTGGTGTAtttatcttttataaaaaaaaaactgtttcaagGCTTATTTTCCTGAGCATTCCAGATCAgagtaaaacattttaagtgtttcCCATTTTaggtgggaaaggaaaaaatacatatattagcTCTGTCCTGTTCCAAAGTGcttgtttgaaatttttaaacAGGTATGCATAGGAAAGAATTTTCTAGAAATTCTGTACTGTGCTAAAATTTGTCAGTCTAAGCTACAGCAAAGTCTCAGCTCACATTGGCGTGTGGCATCTGGCATCAGTTCTTGTTTCATAAGCTCCTTGAATATATTTTACCATGACAAACTGATAGGTTAGTGATCCTGACAAatcccaggtaaaagcaaaatGACCACAGTTGTTTCACCTTAGACTTTATTCAGACCCAGACAGATACTGAGCCCCATCTGTTCACCTTAAGTAGTCATAAGCAGGAGCTTTCTGCTTAGGTAAAAGTAACCTAAAGAGGGTGGCGTTACAACTTAATGTTTTTACTGTAATACCTACTGCATCTTGTAGCTCATGTATTCCGTTATGAAGTAGTATTTTGGCAATTTATTTACtgcaaagccaaaatattttttgatgTTGAAGTATGATGCTACTTGCTCTTCTTTAAGATACCTTGTGTAACACAATAAAACAAACGCTCTCTTGATAAGGATGTACTGTGCTGCAGTATGAAATGTTGACTAGTGATTGGTATCTTCTCTTTCAGGCCAGTAAAGTACCTTTCTGTAAATTCCATCTTGGAGACCGACCCATCCCTGTTACATTTAAAAGAGCAATTGCTGCACTTTCTTTCTGGCAAAAAGTCAAGCTTGCCTGGGGCCTTTGCTTCTTATCTGACCCAATCAGGTATGAATAAGCATCCCATATGTTTATCGGGGTGAATTGTTCAATTCTTCAGTTTGACTTTAGTATGAGCTGGAAGTCCTTGGTACCCAGCCTGATGCGGTGAAACTTGAAGTTagtgagaggaggagaaatacaCAAACTACCCTGCAATAATCcatatttttgaaaagaaagctggCTTTCTGATCTTGTTCCAGCTCTTTCTTTAATTGTCTTTTGATACATTGCTTCCAGGTGAAGTGAAAGATTTGGTGCTGGAGAATTCCTAGTGTActtcagaaaaaactttttaaaattatttttatgctgaaaatgaaatctttcacACTACGGTGTGTGGATATTGTAAATAGAAAAGAGTAGGGCCTTGGTATGCTAATTCATACCTCAAGATTTCCAAAGGACTTGGGCCTGCTGTGCTGAGTCACATCTGGATCAGGGCAGCTTGAGAACTGAATCTGCTGTCTGAGCAGATTTTTGGAACAAGAGAAAACTTTTAAAGCCTGTGGACAACATGTGGACTCTTAATGATTATTGCCTTTATAAAGGGACATTGTTAGGAACTTTTGCCTTATGGTAGTATTTCTCAGACAGCTACTCTCTTGCTCAGTTTGTCTTCCCCTGCCTTTCAGAGACGTCCCTGTGCCAAGCTTACTTCCTCTTTCCGCAAGTAGGTGTGCAATAACTTGCTTGAACTGGGTGAGGACACATGCATAGCTGTCGTCTGAAATTCAGTCTGCTCCTACCAGACTTGCAGTGGTGGGACGCTTGCCAGAAATGGGTTCCCTGTGCACGTGGTCCCTGAATCTCAGTGCCTCTCTCATACCCTGTGACCAGAGCTCTGCACAGCTCATGAAGTGGTGTGGCATTTTTTCCAGGCTTTTAAAATCGGGCTGGGGCTTAAACTGTAGTCTGGTCACCAATCAAACCTTCCATTTTCTAGTTTTAGCATTTACTTAATTGTTCTTTCCTGTAAATGCTTGCTATTGcattcatctgtaaaatgagttTGACCTTCTTTCAATCCATTAACAGTTCCTGCACAAACTAAGTTTTCTTACTTACTAGTCTAATACCAGCATGAAACTATTTGCAGGCTTTTGGGAGGCGTTGAAGGATATATTTCTCTGCAACTTCTCCCATTCTTTTATCCACCCTAAGAACATTTTGGTTTTCAACTGCAATATTAAGATAACTACAGTATATGCACGCTAGCTTCCCACTGAAGCTTGGACATAACATCTCGGTTGTTATCGTACAATTGATTGATCTGctatgttgatttttaaaaataacatgtgGGTAGGGGTTGAAAAGGAAAGGTGTTTATAATTGGGAAGTTGTTGGGGAGAGGAGGGTATTGTGCACCCAGCCATCAACATGAGATCCTGCAGAAAATGGAGTAATAATTCAGCATTGAATTTGTGTCAGTCTGATTAGCTTTTCTATGATCTGTTGAAAGCTAGCAATGCGTTTCTTTTTGGTTGTCCCTGTTGACATCTGTAGTGTCCTCTTGATCTTGGAAACTAAAGAAAGCATGTTTGGCATCATTCTTCAGTAGACAGTGATGCAAAACCAGATGATTCTGTTGCCACAGACTATGACTGTACCACAGCTGTGGGTGCAAACAGAAGGTTAACAGCACCTATAGAAAATATAAAAGGTCATTATATTTACTCCTgcagtttttatttgtttatttcctGCCTGTTTCCTATTCTTCTCTTCAGGGAATTCTTTTATAACTTTGAGTTCCCTGCTGATTGACACTAGGAACCTGCAGAACTCTTTCCATCCCCTCAGACTATGCCTTACGGtgtgctttttttgttccttAAATAGAGCCTCTGTGTGTTCAGTGATCAGATCTGCTTCCTTGGGAGTGCTCTGTGTTGCCTCTTCTAAGCTTATTAATATACACTGAAAGTGGGGCACCATGATAACTATTCCCTTTGAAGCCCTAGTGCTCTTGCTCAGTTGAGTTGTCAGCTTTCAGACTGGGAAGGGTGAAAGTCCAGTTGCACTGCCTAAAGGCAAGTgacctctcttctttccctttccctcactGTAGAGGAATTGTTAGGTATCCAGTTTTACAGGTTTAGggagtttgttttccttttgaagaggAGAACTGGGGGAAGAGAACTGTATAGTGTGGGTTTATGTGAATAATGTGTATAATACCCAATTGTTTTGTCTGTATTGGGCTTGAAAAGCATAACAGATACTGAGAACTTacctttctttcagtaaagatgaTGTGGAGAAATGCAAACAGAAGGATTTACTGGAGCAGATGATGGCAGAAATGATTGGAGAATTTCCTGATCTTCATCGAACGATTGTCTCGGAACGAGATATTTACTTGACCTACATGCTGAAGCAAGCAGCAAAGCAGATAGAACTACCTCGAGCTTCAGAAAGTaattgttttaaagcagatatCATAACCAGCAAGGTGTTCTTTGTGTACTAGTTCAAAGTTCAGTTCTTCTCAGGAAATCTGGGATGTTCTGTTCATGTGTGCCACATGTCACCTAAGATTacagtgcttaaaaaaattaaaaagggataTTACTCTTCTGTTGCAACCACCTATAGAAGTAAAGAATTTTCGTAGAGCAGTAGACTCCAAATTATCATTCCTTTCTCATTGTGCTGTTTAAAACTGGAAAATACTAATTAGCCTGACAACTTTTTCAAAAGGCAAGCATCTGGTATTACAGCACAATATGGGACAGCCTAGATTTATGTTGCCTATCTCACTTCCACCTTGTTACCTCACCAGCTCAGTCTCTGGATCACTAGTTTAGTGAATGCCTATGAAACTGGAAGGGGTTTATATGCATTATGAAGGACTTAAAATAGAAGATGGGACCATAAAAGACAAGAATGTGAGGGACTACCTGACTGATAGTCATGTGTCTCAGTCTCTTAGTTAACAAGAGACAATGCCAGAGACAGTTTTGTTTAGAAGCTGTGCATTTATATTCTATACATATAATCTGTTCTATACATTCATGCTCAtgagaggcaaaaagaaaaaaaagcgggggggagGCAAATGATATACTTAAGACTCATAGTAAAATACAAAACCCCACAATTCCAATGAGCAGAAATAGGGCATCATCACCATTGTCCAAATCATTTGCTATTGTAGGGACATAGTAGGGGGATATTCCTGGACACCATTTGCAGGACTCAAATATACTTTTAGTCTGATACATTCCTGAACTAGGTCTGATTTGTTCTTAGCCTTAGTCTGACTGTTTGCCTGGGTGAACTCTTCCAAAGAGCTTGCAAATGAAATTTTCACATTTAGTTTTTCATTCTGTCTTTACTCCACACAAAATACTCAGAGGGGGATAAAAGTTTCTTCCAGGACTAAGTTTCAGGCAGGGCTTCAAACATTACTGGTGTCATCTTTGAATCCTGCCCAGAAGCAGACAGGAACATACGGGTGGAGGCTGGAGCAGATGTGATGTGCCGTGGACAGCCCATTCTGTTGAGGTGCTGTGCTCTGCCTCTGTCGTAGCTGCAGCTCTGATTTAGAGCAACCCTAGAATAGGCTGAGAAAAGGCAAGTCCAatgaaacaattttgaaaatatgtataATTTCTAGTGTTTTCAGtacagttttgtttcatttcaaggGGTCTGCTTTTCAAATTTTTACTTATTCCTGGAAAAATCAAGGGTGGATATTTAAAGCAAGACAGTGGAACTTACtcacattttatatttatgtattatatTTATGTATAACTTTCCCCATAGGAAAGCAGCCTGATTACTATTACTTAAAAAGTtttctgtgaattatttttattgtggCATGGTGCCATTTTTTCATTGGGGGAGAGGTAATCCCAAAACTTTCAGGAAGAACATTTTAACTTCTACTGGGTGTTGTGGAATTTGGGTGGTAGATGGGAGGTGAGGGGGAGAGCTGGCATGTGTTGCCGTGGTCTAATGGTGACTGGCTAGCTGCTGCACACAAGTGGTGTGGGTTTTGCTGTTACGTGCTGAGGCCGGGTCTGTAACAGTAAACTTAACAGGGGCAGGTGTGGTCTCGAGCGCTGTTCTCCGATTGTTCATTCTGCTTGTTAGCCCAAGTCTTGTCACAATTGGCATGTGTGCCAGCTGCCACTGTCCAAAGTGATGGAGAAAACTCTCTGTTCAGGAGACAGCAAAGACCAGGGCTGTTCCCGATGAGCAGTACAGAAACATGACCCacacagggaaggaaagaaattaatttagtttgCATCTGCTGAGCCTCTCACCCTGAGGCTGGAGTATGAGCCCTGGCCAGGTTTGTGTACTGAAACAAACGTTTCCTGAAAATCCAGAAAccgtgctgattttttttcagactttcaaCATAAGAGGCAGTAGGCGAGATGAGTACTAACTCTTAGTATGTAACAGCTTTAATATCTAGTAGTAAGAGTCCCTACCTCTTGGAAAATTCAATTTTGTAATCTCACACATTTACCTATTTATTTATAGCTTGGAATTAGTTCTTCTAGTGATGTGTCcctttctctccatctctctttctcaGCTGAACCTAGAAAATATATCCCAGCTGTTGTAGTTGGTGTTGTTGGGATGGGTCATGTACCTGGAATTGAAAAGAACTGGAACTCCGACTTAAACATCCAGGAAATAATGAGGTAACAGTCATCCTTTCCTACGTGTTGATGTAACAGCTTCTTTTGCTAAAAGACAGCAATaattggtttgtttggggtttttttcggTTGTTTGTCATAGCTTGAAGAAACATCACTACTGTCATCACTGCCCTGTCAGCTCACTGACTTGCTGTGGAGTGCTTGCAGATTGTGcttacagcaaaggaaaagaaaatatcaaaggaaaaaagtaaatagtTGGATATCGAGGGGAGTAGAGATGAGAAGATGCCCTTGTCTAGAAAGAAAATTCATTGATCCACATTTAAGGCTTTTAAAACAAGAATTCAAATGAGGGCTGTAGAAGATggtgaaaacaaaaccaggcttCCAGTCTAGCTTAGGTAAATATAAACTGTTGGATTCAAAGCTTTTGTTGTGTTGGCTGTTGGTTGTGGCACTGCTGGCTCTGGCAAGCTTACTTACCACAGTTGCTCACTGCCTATTttttaactatatatatataaaaaagtaacACCATGTTTTAATGTGTATACCTAAATACGGGCTGATTTAAGCCACGTATCTGGTGAACTCTCGCTCCAAAGTACATATTGAAATAGATGTATGTGCTTTGTAAAAGAAGGAATTGAAGAACCAAAATGTTCAGACTATGTGTATCCTATAAAGCCACAAAGGTCAGAACTTTGGAAATGTAGGAGGGATTATAGTATGACCTGGTAGTACTGGTCTGCGGTGGTTTAGGATAATAGAGCCTTTCAAATATTGGCATTTTATCTTATCACATCCGTTTACTGTGTTTATGTAAGCACCTCACCCATCTCTTCAGAggctctgaaaaacagaaaagactgtGCCCTGCCTAAACGGTGTATTTAGGCATCTAAAATATGATTTAGAGAGACTTTTGGTGTCTGGATCCAAGAACAATGTACCGAAGCCCTGCCTAGCCATTTATAAGTCTTTTTCAAGGCTAAGCCTGGAGTCACAAACTAGATGTCCATATTCCTCTTCACCCTTGCAAATAACCTGTAAAATGAGGTTGCCCAAATCTGTGTAATTGTATGGTTCATGTTCATTACAGAACTGAATAGCCGAAAGCCTGACTATGTGTCTTCAAGTTTACGTAGAGGGTCTTTTTCATCAAAGTTTAGGCTCTTTGACTTTATTGTCTTTATGGTGCCAGTGCCATAACTAAGTGGAATGGTTACCAGTACCTTTCATAAGACATTAATATTGCATTAACTTGACTTTCTAAAATAATATGAAGCAAATGCCATTCATAAGATTAGTATATTTGAGACTCATTTCTCGTTAAACTTTTTTACCCCTCATGCAGTTGCAGAACAGAGTTACGGGGGTGGGGGTTGGGGTGGTGTTACTCGTTGTCACCTCTCTAAAGTAAAAAGTTTTAAAGATGCTTACAGGTATTCGGTTACGTTTTACAAGTTGCAAAGTGATCTTGGAAATCATCTGGATAGAAACATATACGTTTCTCAGACTTCCAATTTTTAAGTTCATGCATTGAACCTGACTCTGAGCAGACCTTACGATTTGCTTCAGATTGTtatgaattgatttttttaaattgtgctgaTGGACTGGAATTGAGGAAGAAGTGATAGAGAACCATGTAAGAAGGTGTAAAGGGATGCCTTTACCCCTTCCTTTGTTCAATGtgtatgcttttttaaaactcttcctgTATATTCTCTTAATATGCAAAATCTTACCAGTAATAACTTTGCCCTAGTTTGAGCAAATGGATCTAAACTCAGTCTAGTTGTATTCTAATCTCAGCGCATCTAACCTGGTTTGAGTGTGCCCATAATGGTTTTGCACTACTGTAACTGATTGCTTCTGAATACATTAGAAACATTTTCTAGAtataaataaatgagaacttGTGGCTTCTTTGAAACGACATGCAGAGACCTCTCTGTCCCCTGTTGAGAGGGTGAGCCGAGTTGCAGTGTAGGCATGCTGTGGGTGCAGGGCCAGCTAAGATACCACAGAGCCTGTTAGTGAAGGTGCAGGGCTACATGTGCACGTTGCTGTGCTTTCCAAGCCAGCTTTATTTTGAAGGTAATGTTAACTGTTTGCTTCGTACACTGTTAATAAGACTGCTTGAAggcaggggtagacctggtgtgcctgttgtcctctgccctccTGGTTCCAGGTGGCCAGTGCAGAGACTTCCAGGTGGCTCTGTGAAGATCTCAAAGCCAGCAGTACATGCCAGACTGGAGACAGCTTCATGCGAAGCCTCTCTGATTTGTCTGCACTGTCCTCTGTGGAGCTCCGGAGGCCAAGAGTGCTGCAGGGGCTTGGCCTCCACACGCTcaagctgggagctgcagctagGCTGGTAAGCCTGCCTGGCATCCAGGGGTACACCTTGCtgaaacaccccccccacccccccccgaatCTGTGCAGGGGCCAGCCTGGCTCCAGACTTACCCCTTCTGGCTACACAAACCTGACCAGGTCCTGACACGTGTTATCCAGAACATCCAAGCTCTGTTTTCCTCCATTACCCTGAATGACTGAGTTGACTGTACAGGTGTTGGACTTAGGCCGTGTCCTATGTTTCTTCTGACTTTTGTCTCTGTGCAGAGATATGCATAGTAATATTATAAACAGTTCGACAAACAATATTAACTTCTAGTATTCTTCAAGAAGTCTTGGTGTTGTCTTAGTTATTTTGATAGGGTGATGGGCAAGTCAAGGTCCATAGCCATTAAGAGTGGCATCATACATAACTGGAAGAAactttatttgttgttgttgttactatttaaTTTGCACATAGCCCTTGAACATGAAAGAATACGTTGTTTGTTCATGGCACATCTGTTACCTGAAAGTCTCCTGCCCTataaaggggaaggggagaaaagatCCTTTGTTTGATTGGAAAATGCCTGTTCTTTCCAGCTATGCAGgtgttaaccttttttttttttttatctcttgcTCCAGTGTGCCTCCTCCATCAGCCTCAAGTAAGATTTTCAAATTTGTCATAAAAGCAACAGTTTTTGGACTGATGGGATATGGCTGCTACCGAATAGGTCAAAGGACAGTTCGGTTTATTCTCTCGATGCCAGCAGCACAGAGCTATCTTCAGAAGCTGACAGAAATAAGGTCTCAGCATTGAACATCGGGCGGAGGCACTATGTGAAGAAGGTGGCTGAAAAAGGGTGGTAGAGGCAACAAATGTGAACTggacagaaagaagaggaagatgaggattcTAGTCAGAGATGATTGATGCTGAGCAACACTGAATCGctgtataataaaatatttgataCTAAAGTTACACCAGCTATGATCTAATGAATAGGTTTGATTCCTGGTAAGTGTGTTGCATGAAACCACATGATTCCAGATTGAGGTAAAAGAAATatgtatgcaaatatatatattatatatatgcatactgtatatataatatatattactGATGATGTAGTCCAGACAGCTTGAAGAGTGTATGTTCATGACTTCTTTTCCAGAGGAACAGAACAACGCGAAGTAACCTAATTGGCTGCATCTGCTCTGAAGTTCAGGGACACTTCTCTTGAGtgattctttgcttttttccttaggTATAATAATACCTAGCGGTCATTTCTGGTGCCAGACACTTTTACACATAATTTAGAAGAACATCTTCTCAATGTGTTTTATACTTAAAacatttaggctttttttaaacttaagaGCTCTCCAGAAATTTCAGAATTGTACAGGCTGTCATACGTACACTGCTCAAATTTTTTACAAGCCTTACTGAAGAACAGGAATGTTGCCTTTAGATTGCATCCCTTGTTACCACCACCAGTTGAATTGTCTTTCTCCTGCATAGAGAAGATATAGCCACACCATCAGAACGCAATGTGGTTTGTGTCAGTTGTTTACAGGACACTGTGTTCCTTTAGATTAGCTTATTTAAACTGTATTATTTAGCCAAATCCTTCTGGATTCAGTattgtaaatttaaaatactagAACTACTGTACAATTTACTTTCGTTTCTCGGACCTTTCATTATTGGGACAAGAATTCTGGAATTCATAGTACCTGCCCCTCATTTtgatacattaaaatattttatttatcaatGTAATTTCTCAATGGATGAATATTTTAATCTATTTAACAGAAAAGCAGTGTTCCATTTAGTTTTTCAAACTAGCTGTAGCATTTTATTTGGATTACCTGCTATTTATACATAGAATTCTGGGTACTTCAAACTgctgtgattttctttcttgattttccAGGACAGCCATCCATCatcaatctattttttttaattttaatcctAGGTTCATATTTCATAGGAATTTTTTTGGTACCCTTTATACAGGATTGTCAATGATGGTAAAGTGCCCTCTGCAATCAGCTAGTCCCAGttcaacaatacaaataactGTAACTGTCATATCAAAGTTTTAACCTGATGTATTTGAATGGAGGAGTCCCATTTGCTCCTCAGGCTCATATACAGTTGGTCATCGCTTAAAGTGAAGTTTTTATCTGTATTAATTTCTTTTGGGAATGAAAGCTAGGAACCGGTGtgtgaggcaggaggaggaagaggtgatgatgtgttctgtgtttctttgttgttttcagttGGTTCAATAAAATCAACAAACCGCTTTTAGGGTATATTTCCAAAGCCTTGTGTTGGAAATCGTCCCATACAGAAAGTATGTACATGTATCTTCTGTGCAGTGTTgtctttttcaagctttttttaatgaaatgaaggGTCTAATGCTCCTCTCTCTGATGGCATTGACTTTGCTGGGAGCCGGTCTGTCCGTGCAACCTGATGCTTTTCTGCCTTGCACTTTGAAAATTTTGAGTCCCAGTGCAGCAAATCATTTAGGTGCATGTTTATCTTTAAACTTATTAAATCTAACCTGATCCTGCAGAGCTCTTAAGACGATGCTAGGTGCTTTTCTGTATCTCGGCCTTACAGCTGTGCAGGGAGTAAACCTTAGCAAATGAATAGCAGCAATTCACATTTCTTAGACACAAAATGTAAATGATAATACAGAATACAGTGGAGGCGGGtccttttattttccatctaTCAGTGCTTAAGAAATCACCATCCATCTCTAGCAAGAGGAGAATCAGCATTTGTAAACAATTTATAGAAGACTAAAGTGACTGCCTGAATTTTGATTCCTGAccttttttaaaaggtttaatGTATTGTTTACAATTAAGCAGTCCTATTTGAATAATTCTATTAcattttaagtacatttttacaAGATGAAAGCAAAAGCTTAAGCTCATTCTTCTCCTGGCTTTACTGACCTACCAAAATATTGTTTTACTGGTTgtttttttgagaatttttaGCTGGTAGATTTCAATATATTGATGTTTTGCTTTAAGTTATCTACAGATTTTTAAGGTATCTGCAGGTCTTTTAAAAGCTCTGTAGATCTTTGATGTCTGTG
This region includes:
- the TRABD gene encoding traB domain-containing protein isoform X1 — translated: MEEEQQPEAAADPMSYSDAPEDGPKETSSVSQNISDADAFKILLEVKMKKRQKKPNLPSTVTELDTEDGSKVYVVGTAHFSDSSKKDVVKTIQEVQPDVVVVELCQYRVSMLKMDEKTLLKEAKEINLEKLQQAIKQNGVMSGLMQMLLLKVSAHITEQLGMAPGGEFREAFKEASKVPFCKFHLGDRPIPVTFKRAIAALSFWQKVKLAWGLCFLSDPISKDDVEKCKQKDLLEQMMAEMIGEFPDLHRTIVSERDIYLTYMLKQAAKQIELPRASETEPRKYIPAVVVGVVGMGHVPGIEKNWNSDLNIQEIMSVPPPSASSKIFKFVIKATVFGLMGYGCYRIGQRTVRFILSMPAAQSYLQKLTEIRSQH
- the TRABD gene encoding traB domain-containing protein isoform X2, producing the protein MKKRQKKPNLPSTVTELDTEDGSKVYVVGTAHFSDSSKKDVVKTIQEVQPDVVVVELCQYRVSMLKMDEKTLLKEAKEINLEKLQQAIKQNGVMSGLMQMLLLKVSAHITEQLGMAPGGEFREAFKEASKVPFCKFHLGDRPIPVTFKRAIAALSFWQKVKLAWGLCFLSDPISKDDVEKCKQKDLLEQMMAEMIGEFPDLHRTIVSERDIYLTYMLKQAAKQIELPRASETEPRKYIPAVVVGVVGMGHVPGIEKNWNSDLNIQEIMSVPPPSASSKIFKFVIKATVFGLMGYGCYRIGQRTVRFILSMPAAQSYLQKLTEIRSQH